The Etheostoma spectabile isolate EspeVRDwgs_2016 chromosome 4, UIUC_Espe_1.0, whole genome shotgun sequence sequence AATCAGGCGGGGCAGAGTAGCGGCTGCAACGTATCCTCTGTGTAATGTCATCTTCAGTGCTAACCACCGAGAAACGACCGATTGTGGTGGAGGCAGTCATGGCCTCAGCCTGGACGTGGTCCTCGCTATATCCTCCAGGATGTGCCGGTGAGGCAGCACTGCTCCAGCTCCTCTGCTTCACGTCTCGTCTGTTGGCCACTTCAGGAGGAACAGAGATTATCTGCCAAACGCAAATAACAAAGTGGATAAATACAGGGCATCATGTGTTGCTTCTCTAACAGCAAATGCAGTTGAACTAATCTGAAGACACTTCATATTTCCCCTAAAATGTGAGGAAAATCTCCCTTTTGTACCTTAAAGCGGCCTCTTGTTCCAGAGCAGGAAGCAGAGTGAGGGACGTGTTTTCTTGACAAGGAAGCTGCAAACATATCCACaatgggctgcacaattaattgcaattttatcaaaatgtgatcaaaatcgcaatatgaactagtgcaatatccaaatcgcagggtggcgcaatatttgttaaatgcaaaatgtgtcAACCATTCTAAATTTTAGTATTGTGGAAAcatcccggcctacaaatcaTATCCGACAGActaaaaaactaataataattgTTTGGTAAAGATCCTCAAAAAATCAcacaataattattttaatttttcaattttcaatgaaaatgagagtaACGATACAAAAAAGATCATTctctccaatatcgtgaatcatatcgcagtTGCAAAATCAGTCAATATAATCATAATTAGATATTTTCTCATACCGTGCAGCCCTGAtccataacaattaaaactgtggcaCTGCAGTTATCAACAAATAGCAAAacataaatttaaataaaaaaggtaatGATGTCACTCTTGTTAGatacatttatgtgtgttgtACTTACCACACACGGCTGAGTCACTCAGTGTGCTTAAACTATCCATCCTCTCTGGAATTTGAGGCTGAAAGGTGACATGATGAGagataaacaaaaaagagataTTAGAAAACTACAAAATGAACCATTTATCACTGTCCTTTCATATAACTGGTAATATTGAGGTGATATTTAGGTCTCACTAGTATTTCTTGTAAAATCTTACTGTAGCTCGTGTAAAATCAGGCAGTGCAGTTGTTCTTGAAATCCTTTATGCagctaaaatgtatttacatgtatCTTAATTGCTCACAGTATAGTTCATTCTATTTGGAATGCTTCTGGCAAtatagcaaataaaaaaataattggcaaaaaaaaataatactatcTAAAAAGTATTTGCGGAGCCTTTCCCTACAtgcaaataattataatattataatatactgCATTTTAGTTTAATGTATGCCACAATATTTTCATTCTACCAACTGATTCTTTTAATACATAGAATAACATTAGACAACTACAAACTGTAAAAAGTTTGTTTATACCAGTAATgtataaactaaactaaagtaTGCCTATttcttcaataaaataaatttaacatttcataTAATTTTAATTCAACATAAATCTGAACTTAATTCCCACAAAACAATCTTAACTACCAGGTCAATTTACAAAAGTTGCTGTTCTGTAGCTCTGGATAATATCACACAATCTTCCTTCCAGCAgaatattaataaaaactaaGTGGACTTGTGGTAAAAATCATTTTGTCAACCTCTGTTTTTTAAGGTCAAGAGTTACAATAAATCTTATATTTTACGATTATACATTCAACTCCAACTGTATGTGAATACACTGGTTGAATTTCAAGTTGCACAAATCATGTATAAAGCAAGAAATGGACTATTAACAGGTAATATTGAATAAGTTCTTTTTTGATAGAGAGGGGGGTTATAATTTAAGGGATACGTTTAATTTCAAGGTTCTAGCTGTTGAACGATTACAATCAGTCGTATGAAATTGTGGAATGGTCTGAGCACAGAAGTAAAGCAATATCTCAACATaatccaattaaaaaaaaagttcaaagcaactgttttttgtgtgttcattgaggtttgtgtatgtctgtatatactgcatatactgtacatattataaTAGATAAttgtgataaatataaataagatATACCAGTAAATGTGTGGTAATAATTTACTTTACTCATATTATAAGTTTCAAAAATGTGGGGTTTATATTTTTAGATATTAGGGTTATTATATTAAACAGTATGCATGTAAATAtgtgtatgtaaatatatttgggtgtatgtatgtatgtatgtatttatgtatgtatgtaagtaaatgtatatgcactcatgtgtgtgtgtgtgtgtgtgtgtgtgtgtgtgtatgtgtatttatgtgtacgTATGAATGTCGATATATATCTGTACATGGATTGTACATTCAAAACACCAAATTGCATAAAGTTACATGAGAGTGTTTCccagtactaaaggtcaggaaggaaagtttataaaaataaataaaaaaataattataatgaaTTACTGAGCTAAGGAAAAGTTACTGATTATTGTACTTGCCAGCTGTTCTCCTGCCCTGTAGCGTCCCTCTCCCATTGGCCCTGGCGTGCTATTTCCTGACCCTCCTGTGGCGCTGTCTGGACCAGGAGGAGACTGGATGTACTCAGTGCCATAGCCTGGTGTCTCTGCAGCACTGCCTGATGGATACATGGGAGCATACTCCTGGTAGAGCAAGTTCCTTAGTTTCTCATCCAGTGTTTTTATGGTGCTGTCCACAAAGCCCCCTCGGCCAAGTCGGCCTTCGCCGTCTGACTCAGCGGGCCCTGTGGCGGGCTGGGATAGTGCTGGGCTCTGGGGTAGTGAGGATACTTTGGTCCCTCCCACGCTGGAAAAAGGTTGGTGCAGCACCACAGGCTGCTGTGGGCGCTCGCTGCGTGCTGCGGAGGCATAGGAGACAGAGAGTGGCTCTTTGGCTGGAACTTGCTcctggagaggaagaggagtcagagGAGAACCACCCTGTAAACCGCTCACATCCAGAGACAGGGGCATGACCAGAGGGCAGCAGGGCACCTCGTCAGCCATAGAAACAGGAAACGTCATGTCGGGAATCTGCTGAGCGGCATGGGTCGGGGAGATGGAACCCAAAGGGGAGCCCTGTGACTCATCCACTGGGAAAGATGCATGTGGGGATGAAGGGGGTAAAGTTTGAGCTTGGGCTGGCTGGGCATGATGAACACTAGGCTGCACTGAGCTGTCCACAGGCTCCAGTGATGTCACTGACTGAAGGGTCGGCGGAGCAGACACAGGGGGAGACAGAGTAGCTAAGAGGAAAGGGTCTGTGTTGGAAGTTATTGGAGGGCTACAGAATCCATACAGATCATATGTGAAGCCTCCACTTCCACCAGACATTGTGGAGGATGACCCTTGTTCTGTAGGAGGGAAATAAAAGTTTTGACaaaattattcaaaaaaaagaatttaagtAACCATTGAGAGTTGTAGGATGTCTTCCACTGCCACAAGGTAGTGCTACAGTACTGTTCAATGAAACTGTCAAATGTGCTGAAATTGCTTGGTAGAAACAAAGTCACCTCTGGATGCAGAAGGCTTTGCAGTGCCACTGTCAGGAGGCTGGGTGGTGGCTGAACTCCCCGGAGAGTGTGTAGCTGTACCATCAGATGGGGTTTCCTGGCTGGATGTGGGCGTCTCCTCTACGGGGCAGATTATGAACCATCTCTTTCCTGTATGAAGAACTGCAATCCAAGAGTTCAGACAATTAACACCTATTTTCTTACAAGTGAATAGGACATGCAAAAAGGAGGCATAGAGAAGGATACATTTTTGAAAGAGATAATTGTTTTACCGTTCTGCTGATAGACAGGCTGAGGTGCCCCAGGCTGCTGACTCTGCAGACAATAGACAGATGTAAGCTAAGTCAATATGCTACTTGCCACTCTGTATTAATTTGTCTCTGTCCATTTCTGgggacagatatatatatatatatatatatatattatatatatatatatatatatatatatcccccCTCTTACCTCTCCTACCAGGCCCTCAAAAATCTGGCCTTGTTCAGGACTACAACTCAAGGCGGAGGCCCTTTCACCCTCTATGTCTTCATTCAGCATGTCTTCAGCTTTATCCACAATGTCCTTAAGCTGGTCAATGAAGATCTCCTTTTCTAACAGTAGGATAAACCCATTCTCTACCTGCAAGCATTCAGGTTTAAAGATGTTATACAATACATAAAACCAATTAATGACAAAAACTGCACACTTCAAAAAGATTCAACTAACCATGTACGTGGTTATTTCCTCTGGAGCATCTCCATCCAGATCAAATTTAAATGTCACCATTTTGTGATTGTGAGTCTCTAGCTGGCATTCAACCATTTTATCACCAGTGTTGCAAACCTGTGTGGGTAGAGGTGACATTGTACAATCAGACACATCAAATTTTTAAGACATTGTAACTTCAGTTGTCAAAATAATGACACCACCATGACTCACATTAAGCATGCTCAGTTTAGGTTTGCTTGTCCTTTCTTGCCGGGATCGAGTGCGAGCAGACTTTCGGTGGTGTTTCCTGGGTTTTCCGTCCCCCTTCCCTCCACTGGCCAAGCTGTCATACCCGTCACTTGTTTCCTTACCAGATGCCACATCAGAGTTGAGactataaaaggaaaaaaataacattcatcacCACTAGGTTGGTGACACATtttcatcacagaaaataataaCAGAATCTATAAAGAGCTGAAAGACAGTGAAAAACTTGACACGCACCTGTCATAAGCATAATTAAGTAAGAATACGGGTTTGTCCTGAAGCACATCCTGAAGACAGAAAATTGGGCAGTTAGGAGACCTTGGTAAAGGTTTATTTAGTAAAGAATGGGTTGTTGCAAGACTGTATAATAGTCATATTGGTGAAGGTGTGTACTATTAGCTTTTGACCTTAACGGGATATTTTAGTCTCAAATGGAGAGGCTGGTTTTAAGATGGGATGGAGGAATTAATTGATGTGAACGTAATTTGAAAGGCAGCCTGGGGTTTGAATTAGCTTTATGAGTAACAATCAGACATTACTGATGCAGGGACAATTTACATGCCGGAAATGTAAATGCAAAATGATTATGCATATGCAGATTGATCAATATTCACAATATATCACACAATTGTACACATACCAGACAAAGTACAAACTTTGGCTTTATTCCTACCTCTACACAGGGCTCTTGTTGAAGGGTGCTAGATGCAGATGTCGACTCAAAGTTTTGCTGAGTTGTGGCCAGGCTGGCACACTCAGACACAGAGACTACTGTCTGGATGCCAGTGGGCTGCAGAACTGGAGCTGTGACAGGAGTTGTAGCTGGCAGCATGACAGGGATTAGAGCAGAGCCTAAACCTGGGACAGATGTGTCAGAGTTTGTAGATGAGCCTTTTGGTGATTCAAAAGTGAGACCTGATGCAGAGACTGGTGTTTGAACTGGGGCTGAGGCTGTGGTGTGCACTGATGTTGAAACTTGTATTGGGACCGAGGTTGGGGCATTAACAAATGTTGAAGCTGGAGTTTGAGGCATGACTCCAGCTTGAGTTGATACTGAAAGTGGTGTTTGGTTTTGTGCTGGAGCTTGAGTTTCAAACTGGGCTGTAGCTGAGATTGAGGCTGGGGCTTGAACTGTAGGAGCTACATTTAAGTCTCGGCCAACTGCAGAAGTTTCTGCATCTACTCCGCTTCCCCAGAGAGGAGTCTGAACAGCAGGCAAGACAGGGTGAGCCAAAAGTTGAACATCTCCCAAATTATCCTGTGGTGCAATCATCGGAACCTGAAAAAGAAATGCTTTTAGGTGTTTAGGTGTTGTTAAACAGTTATTACAAATATTGTCCACTTCTAAATCCCCAAATGCATGCCCTGCATGCATCATATCCACAATTAAGACGCATTGCTaccttattatattatttataataaggTGATATTATTTCCATTACCCAACCACAACAGTGAGAACTGAGCCGAATATTCACCTGGACAGGTGGATGAGCCAATTCCTGCTCAAGGTAGGGGGCGGGATATGGGGTGTGTTGTACCTGGGAGAGAGGTAAGGGGTGGGTGGCATGGAAGCTACCAAGGTTTGTCTGACATGTGAGAGGACTGACCTGCTGGGGCACTACAGGAGACATGGCCCTGCCAAAAAGTGGCATAGGGAGTGCCACATTGGCCACGTGCTGAGGTGTGGACAAAGGGGTCTGAGGGGTGCTGAGAGTGGGTATAGAGGCCAAGGTGGGGGTCAGAGGAAGGAAAGGATGGTGGGGTGAAGGTGAGTAGTGGGAGCTAGACATAAAAGGGCCACTGCCGCTGTAAGCACATGGCAGAGGAGATGAGGGGAAGGGAGAGTGTGTGAGGCCCCCTATTTGAACAGGATATGGTGAGGGAAACTGAGAAAGAAGGGACAATgatataaaatgaacaaatacgAACCAGTCGAAAGAAATAACATTCACACAGGCCCTTTATGTATGAACCCAGTAACCTTTACTAACATTAGTAGGATGTTTCTACCATATTCTCTACCTTAGTTTGATCTTGTGTTTCTAATTCTACTACAACGCACCTGTGTGCTGATCTGCAGGGgcaggagagggggaggagtaCAGGACACTGACTGTGGAAAACTGGTAGATATGTCAGGAGGATTCAGGTGAGAGGTAGGCTGGTCAGCAGATAATAGCTAAGGAAGGAAATCAAACAGTTGTTTTCTACTTTTACTGGAAAGAGAAGCTAATACTGAATTAAACTGCCAAGATATTTAATAACATTGTGCTGAAAAACAGATGCACTTAATGTGATTCATTTAGTCTGTATGGTTTGCAGTATATGTAATGTAACCCGCAGTTAAGTTACAAGAAATGATGTATGGCTGTACCTGGGAAAGGACAGCGGCTGGTTGGAGATGGCACTAAAGGGAGAAAAGACAAATGGGAAGAAAACAAACCACATGAAaaaccatttacacacacacatatacacatacacacacaaacacacacacacacacacacacacaccacacacacaccacacacacgatgCACAGATGCACTTTGAACCCACCTCACACAGATACCTTACAAATAGTGTGCTTTCAGATAGCTGATACCAATAAATTGCACATTAATCTCCTGTAAGTTTGCAAGTTCTAGTTAACTACAGTATACAACAGTATACACTGAATGCCCATGATAGAATAAGTAACCTTGGTGGTCAAACAAACATTAGGAACTGTTAATAATTATCTCTTGGTGACCTGCAAGGGATGACTTCCAGACTTTTGTCTCCTAATTCTGCTTTTTGCGTCTTTCAACAGGTGTTGCCAAAGTAGGCATGCAGTACCTGCTCCTGGCTGGGTTGGGCAGTATGCTGTGGCTGTAGAGTAAGTTCTGCAGCTGGGAAGCTCTGTGCTGTCTGTCTACTCTGGTGCCCAATAGGGGCAGGTGTAGCTGGAGCAGACTCTGTCTGTCAGAAACACATAGGACAGATCACATTTATTGGACCTTGTTTTTTGATATAATATGACACACGATGATGTATTGGCTTCAACTTATTAAGCTCAAGGTTAAAATGTTCAGTGTCAAAGCACAGGTAGTCATGAGCAAGAAAGTAGAGAGGGATTTTTTTAGCAGGTTTAACAGGGCAAAGCTAAAGCTAAAGAAAAGGGAAGTTAAAGCATTAAACTGCCACACTGCCATAAACAGGGATTGTGCATTATTTTGTACTCTACCacactaaaacagagacctaattTTGGATTAGGCAGGAGCAGAGACATGGAAGTACCAGAGGAGCAAAGCAGCTGGCAAAATCAGCGAGTGGGAATCATCATACAGCAGGCTGCTGCTGGCAAGTTTAGCCTACATGAAGCCTCCTTCTCTAACGTACCAGTGGATTCCAGTCCAGATTTGGGCAAGAGAAGAGTGGGACATCAAGACTCAGCCTTTTGTCTGTATGCTCAACTACTGAGGAGGTAGTACCCCCTACCTCCCCCTGCCTGTGCATTGGACGATTAGCAGAGAGGGTGGGGGAACTGGTCCTGCGACCGACAATGTGCTGGAGACAGTGGTTGAGAAGAGTGAGATCTCCTCCTTCATACAAACTCGGTGGAAGAACAACTTGTGAGGGTGGGGAAAGATGTGAAGGTGAAGTCACCGGGGTTGGTTGACTGTTTGATAATAGGGATGTGGGTGAGgccaaaagaaaaggaagagtgACTGGAGGAGAACTTGCCAGATGAGGAGATGTGGGTGAGACTGGCTTCGAGGCTGAAGTTAACTTTCTGGCAGATGTATGCTTGTGCCCCAGAGATGCACCTGCCTTTGACCTATCCCTCAGGAGGAGAGACATGCATGCCTTGCAGTGGCGGTGGAGCTGTGGGCTGCGTGGGACACTTAGACAGTGCTCTGAGGGAGGTTGTAAATTCAGGGGAAGGAGAGGTGAATTGAAATTACTTGCTGAGTCACGATGAGAGTGGTCATGTGGGGGTAAGAGAGGAGATAATAATGATGGATTTGGGGCAGAGTTAGAGGACAGGAAGGATGTGGCTTGCGCAGACTTTTCTGTGCTTTTTGTTGAAGCCAAATCCTGTGACGGACACAGATTGGGACTTATATTCATGGTCTTAGTGAGATAGTGTTTCCTACATCGCAACGCCTCAACCAGGGAGGCGCTTCcacgcccaaaacacactgtGCTCTCAGTGAGGAACAGGTCATGACATACAAAGGGATCACTGTGGTGACGCTGATCAGGTATCattccaaaaaagaaaataaaattgttgttacaactcagaaaaacaaaacaaaagatataagaaagttgccacaaaaataagaAATGCTGTCACTCACTGTCTGAGACTGATAAGACCCCTGGTGCAGTTGTGCTGCAGGTTGATGATAGGCCCCAGGATGCAGCTGACCTGTGGTTTGCTGGTAGGCTCCCTGATTTAATTGAgtggatgtttgtgtgtagttttCATGAGAGGCCTGTGCTGTGGGTTGCTGGTAGGGCCCCTGGTGCAGCTGAGGGTCAACCTGTGCAGGAGGACTGTAGATCACTTGAGCTGTGGAAATGGGCTCTGAAAGTGACTGGTAGATGCCATTTTGCTGATTGCTTGGATCATCTAATTGAATGGCAGAGCTCACTCCGCTGTCAGCTGTAATAACagagtaaataaatattaaaattcaCAACAatgccctctacaggaaggacAGACACTGAGGACAGAGAAGGGGGAGGGAGACAGTGGAGTAGCATCTCATTCAATCAAATTCAAAAGCTGGGTGATTATGTGTTATTAATGATTAATAGGTGTGGCTTGCTTGCTGCAGTCACCTTTTCTCATTTGCATTCACAAATACCAATTTAATCATTTTAAGGCATGATCAGTGTTATTTACTGTCAATGGGTGAGAGAGTTCTAACAGTAACACTGAGGTTTCATGATATACAATACAGTCATACGTGCTTCTATTTGCAGGTTCTCACATGGGGCATACGTGGAGGCTGGCACGGTGCAGATCAGGGTCTGCTGCTCCACCTCTTGGTCCTCACAATCTGTCGTAGCAAATGTCGGTGCCTGTGGTACAATAGTACTGGGCACCTGCAGTAGGTTCTGCTGTGGCTTCTTC is a genomic window containing:
- the wnk2 gene encoding serine/threonine-protein kinase WNK2 isoform X2: MDSADHSSKDPPLGSTFSSAPNLDSDINANSRRPIYQNGTDHNVNIQNAALRGASDPSAYPYTDYRALVRQRFIRRSLWVSDSEEHQPVDTPVESANVTPVPHIDLRTLVDRTRILHGTCVGLPDTSSTEGQVVLKDSATESVSVDEEKGDKSQSESKVEAALSDVTGKAGSDENEEEPGTKAVSTSPGGRFLKFDIELGRGSFKTVYKGLDTDTWVEVAWCELQERKLSKAERQRFKEEAEMLKALQHPNIVRFYDFWESPVKGKKCIVLVTELMTSGTLKTYLKRFKVMKPKVLRSWCRQILKGLHFLHTRTPPIIHRDLKCDNIFITGPTGSVKIGDLGLATLKRASFAKSVIGTPEFMAPEMYEEHYDESVDVYAFGMCMLEMATSEYPYSECQNAAQIYRKVTSGVKPASYSKVSDPEIKEIIGECICHRWEERYSIKDLLNHAFFAEDTGVRVELNEEDDGKKSSIALKLWVEDTKKLKGKYKDTGAIEFSFDLVNEVPEVVAQEMVESGFFLDCDVKIVGKSIRDRVALIKWKRDRKVSSENGEAAVKKPQQNLLQVPSTIVPQAPTFATTDCEDQEVEQQTLICTVPASTYAPSDSGVSSAIQLDDPSNQQNGIYQSLSEPISTAQVIYSPPAQVDPQLHQGPYQQPTAQASHENYTQTSTQLNQGAYQQTTGQLHPGAYHQPAAQLHQGSYQSQTTESAPATPAPIGHQSRQTAQSFPAAELTLQPQHTAQPSQEQCHLQPAAVLSQLLSADQPTSHLNPPDISTSFPQSVSCTPPPLLPLQISTQFPSPYPVQIGGLTHSPFPSSPLPCAYSGSGPFMSSSHYSPSPHHPFLPLTPTLASIPTLSTPQTPLSTPQHVANVALPMPLFGRAMSPVVPQQVSPLTCQTNLGSFHATHPLPLSQVQHTPYPAPYLEQELAHPPVQVPMIAPQDNLGDVQLLAHPVLPAVQTPLWGSGVDAETSAVGRDLNVAPTVQAPASISATAQFETQAPAQNQTPLSVSTQAGVMPQTPASTFVNAPTSVPIQVSTSVHTTASAPVQTPVSASGLTFESPKGSSTNSDTSVPGLGSALIPVMLPATTPVTAPVLQPTGIQTVVSVSECASLATTQQNFESTSASSTLQQEPCVEDVLQDKPVFLLNYAYDSLNSDVASGKETSDGYDSLASGGKGDGKPRKHHRKSARTRSRQERTSKPKLSMLNVCNTGDKMVECQLETHNHKMVTFKFDLDGDAPEEITTYMVENGFILLLEKEIFIDQLKDIVDKAEDMLNEDIEGERASALSCSPEQGQIFEGLVGESQQPGAPQPVYQQNVLHTGKRWFIICPVEETPTSSQETPSDGTATHSPGSSATTQPPDSGTAKPSASREQGSSSTMSGGSGGFTYDLYGFCSPPITSNTDPFLLATLSPPVSAPPTLQSVTSLEPVDSSVQPSVHHAQPAQAQTLPPSSPHASFPVDESQGSPLGSISPTHAAQQIPDMTFPVSMADEVPCCPLVMPLSLDVSGLQGGSPLTPLPLQEQVPAKEPLSVSYASAARSERPQQPVVLHQPFSSVGGTKVSSLPQSPALSQPATGPAESDGEGRLGRGGFVDSTIKTLDEKLRNLLYQEYAPMYPSGSAAETPGYGTEYIQSPPGPDSATGGSGNSTPGPMGEGRYRAGEQLPQIPERMDSLSTLSDSAVCASLSRKHVPHSASCSGTRGRFKIISVPPEVANRRDVKQRSWSSAASPAHPGGYSEDHVQAEAMTASTTIGRFSVVSTEDDITQRIRCSRYSAPPDFYLDTPPSMAKRGSLPRALTSNSVAVDVTVHARFLSSDSGAESSPAKLAPATPSQHTRSERRGSDLMKRAVAFLRRSGRSSSVQSSDSPSRHGGVHGSAYASSDNDSEMEDSDMKKELQRLREKHLREISELQAHQRGEVELLYRRLGKAPPTGLGLSHVAPHAGRRKRSSKHRLKPGKLLSPLVQQFRNVTTKTSDSSRSSAATGTSEPTVSLNGSPAKGSVPTHSRARSCTSHLPSSTSEPVQTQQPCSLKGSLSSDNIYAGLRRDGTGTQVPPGQGWSNYPQTSERVTNKSSSKPRARFLSGPVSLSIWSTLKRLCLGKERGNRSGAGPGAFNHSQQPSTGVTPPSHQPVVGLAQAQANNSNNKTSSYTGSSMSANEKNLPEDFQRLMEDWAQEVLIVTHRPRTNSLSISGQQLSNQVVPRTHGQQTSASDVSWTAQGSEACSLPLSWPDSPGSRMMTNPSTGPHPSYPAPSHWPGLLFPLPSGVFAFPAVPSAQDAPSPVSAPSNQLPDPKARTL
- the wnk2 gene encoding serine/threonine-protein kinase WNK2 isoform X1 yields the protein MDSADHSSKDPPLGSTFSSAPNLDSDINANSRRPIYQNGTDHNVNIQNAALRGASDPSAYPYTDYRALVRQRFIRRSLWVSDSEEHQPVDTPVESANVTPVPHIDLRTLVDRTRILHGTCVGLPDTSSTEGQVVLKDSATESVSVDEEKGDKSQSESKVEAALSDVTGKAGSDENEEEPGTKAVSTSPGGRFLKFDIELGRGSFKTVYKGLDTDTWVEVAWCELQERKLSKAERQRFKEEAEMLKALQHPNIVRFYDFWESPVKGKKCIVLVTELMTSGTLKTYLKRFKVMKPKVLRSWCRQILKGLHFLHTRTPPIIHRDLKCDNIFITGPTGSVKIGDLGLATLKRASFAKSVIGTPEFMAPEMYEEHYDESVDVYAFGMCMLEMATSEYPYSECQNAAQIYRKVTSGVKPASYSKVSDPEIKEIIGECICHRWEERYSIKDLLNHAFFAEDTGVRVELNEEDDGKKSSIALKLWVEDTKKLKGKYKDTGAIEFSFDLVNEVPEVVAQEMVESGFFLDCDVKIVGKSIRDRVALIKWKRDRKVSSENGEAAVKKPQQNLLQVPSTIVPQAPTFATTDCEDQEVEQQTLICTVPASTYAPSDSGVSSAIQLDDPSNQQNGIYQSLSEPISTAQVIYSPPAQVDPQLHQGPYQQPTAQASHENYTQTSTQLNQGAYQQTTGQLHPGAYHQPAAQLHQGSYQSQTTESAPATPAPIGHQSRQTAQSFPAAELTLQPQHTAQPSQEQCHLQPAAVLSQLLSADQPTSHLNPPDISTSFPQSVSCTPPPLLPLQISTQFPSPYPVQIGGLTHSPFPSSPLPCAYSGSGPFMSSSHYSPSPHHPFLPLTPTLASIPTLSTPQTPLSTPQHVANVALPMPLFGRAMSPVVPQQVSPLTCQTNLGSFHATHPLPLSQVQHTPYPAPYLEQELAHPPVQVKMIAPQDNLGDVQLLAHPVLPAVQTPLWGSGVDAETSAVGRDLNVAPTVQAPASISATAQFETQAPAQNQTPLSVSTQAGVMPQTPASTFVNAPTSVPIQVSTSVHTTASAPVQTPVSASGLTFESPKGSSTNSDTSVPGLGSALIPVMLPATTPVTAPVLQPTGIQTVVSVSECASLATTQQNFESTSASSTLQQEPCVEDVLQDKPVFLLNYAYDSLNSDVASGKETSDGYDSLASGGKGDGKPRKHHRKSARTRSRQERTSKPKLSMLNVCNTGDKMVECQLETHNHKMVTFKFDLDGDAPEEITTYMVENGFILLLEKEIFIDQLKDIVDKAEDMLNEDIEGERASALSCSPEQGQIFEGLVGESQQPGAPQPVYQQNVLHTGKRWFIICPVEETPTSSQETPSDGTATHSPGSSATTQPPDSGTAKPSASREQGSSSTMSGGSGGFTYDLYGFCSPPITSNTDPFLLATLSPPVSAPPTLQSVTSLEPVDSSVQPSVHHAQPAQAQTLPPSSPHASFPVDESQGSPLGSISPTHAAQQIPDMTFPVSMADEVPCCPLVMPLSLDVSGLQGGSPLTPLPLQEQVPAKEPLSVSYASAARSERPQQPVVLHQPFSSVGGTKVSSLPQSPALSQPATGPAESDGEGRLGRGGFVDSTIKTLDEKLRNLLYQEYAPMYPSGSAAETPGYGTEYIQSPPGPDSATGGSGNSTPGPMGEGRYRAGEQLPQIPERMDSLSTLSDSAVCASLSRKHVPHSASCSGTRGRFKIISVPPEVANRRDVKQRSWSSAASPAHPGGYSEDHVQAEAMTASTTIGRFSVVSTEDDITQRIRCSRYSAPPDFYLDTPPSMAKRGSLPRALTSNSVAVDVTVHARFLSSDSGAESSPAKLAPATPSQHTRSERRGSDLMKRAVAFLRRSGRSSSVQSSDSPSRHGGVHGSAYASSDNDSEMEDSDMKKELQRLREKHLREISELQAHQRGEVELLYRRLGKAPPTGLGLSHVAPHAGRRKRSSKHRLKPGKLLSPLVQQFRNVTTKTSDSSRSSAATGTSEPTVSLNGSPAKGSVPTHSRARSCTSHLPSSTSEPVQTQQPCSLKGSLSSDNIYAGLRRDGTGTQVPPGQGWSNYPQTSERVTNKSSSKPRARFLSGPVSLSIWSTLKRLCLGKERGNRSGAGPGAFNHSQQPSTGVTPPSHQPVVGLAQAQANNSNNKTSSYTGSSMSANEKNLPEDFQRLMEDWAQEVLIVTHRPRTNSLSISGQQLSNQVVPRTHGQQTSASDVSWTAQGSEACSLPLSWPDSPGSRMMTNPSTGPHPSYPAPSHWPGLLFPLPSGVFAFPAVPSAQDAPSPVSAPSNQLPDPKARTL